One window of the Arthrobacter sp. zg-Y919 genome contains the following:
- a CDS encoding sugar ABC transporter ATP-binding protein, which produces MTASGAPAAHPQPLLEVRSLSKSFAGVRALRGVDLEVLPGEVHCVLGQNGAGKSTLIKALSGVYQPDGGEIRWNGEPVQLARPADALALGIATMYQELDVVDGLTVTENIFLGHEDARGGVLRVRDARRRARDLLARLGHNDLSASAEVGSLSAAGKQIVSMARALSRNARLIIMDEPSAILDSGEVANLFRVIRELTAQGIAVVYISHRLEEIRQIGNRISVIKDGYSTASALPVAETSRAELVRLMTGRDVANVFPPRQPPSLDAPVALQVEGLALDGSFRDVSFEVRAGEIFGLAGLVGSGRSEILETIYGARRATSGTVTVEGRTLRPGSVRVAVNAGLGLSPEERKSQGLLLEEPIYRNVTLSTFARFARHGWLNERAEKAAARKQAEALQLNPPDPDRQARTLSGGNQQKVLLARWLIHGTRVLLLDEPTRGVDVGAKTEIYSLIRTLAATGVAIVVVSSEIEEVLGLADRILVLDAGRVLATGNAEEMDEHAVLDLVLKGSAQ; this is translated from the coding sequence ATGACCGCATCGGGAGCCCCCGCCGCGCATCCCCAGCCCCTGCTGGAGGTGCGTAGCCTGAGCAAGAGTTTCGCCGGAGTCCGCGCGCTGCGCGGAGTGGACCTGGAGGTCCTGCCCGGCGAGGTGCACTGCGTCCTGGGCCAGAACGGCGCCGGGAAATCCACCCTGATCAAGGCGCTGTCCGGGGTGTACCAGCCCGACGGCGGGGAGATCCGCTGGAACGGGGAGCCGGTGCAGCTGGCCCGGCCCGCCGACGCCCTGGCCCTGGGCATCGCCACCATGTACCAGGAACTGGATGTTGTGGACGGACTGACCGTCACCGAGAACATCTTCCTGGGCCATGAAGACGCCCGCGGGGGAGTGCTCCGGGTCCGGGACGCCCGCCGTCGGGCCCGGGACCTGCTCGCGCGCCTGGGCCACAATGACCTGTCCGCATCCGCGGAGGTGGGCAGCCTGTCCGCGGCCGGAAAGCAGATTGTCAGCATGGCCCGTGCGCTGTCCCGCAATGCCCGGCTGATCATCATGGACGAGCCGAGTGCCATCCTGGACTCCGGCGAGGTGGCGAACCTGTTCCGGGTGATCCGGGAGCTCACCGCGCAGGGCATCGCGGTCGTCTACATTTCGCACCGGCTGGAGGAGATCCGGCAGATCGGCAACCGGATTTCGGTGATCAAGGACGGCTACAGCACGGCATCCGCGCTGCCGGTGGCGGAGACTTCCCGCGCGGAACTGGTCCGGCTGATGACCGGCAGGGACGTGGCCAACGTGTTCCCGCCGCGGCAACCGCCGTCGTTGGATGCTCCGGTGGCGCTGCAGGTGGAGGGACTCGCGCTCGACGGCTCGTTCCGGGACGTGAGTTTCGAGGTCCGGGCCGGGGAAATCTTCGGCCTTGCCGGGCTGGTCGGCTCCGGCCGCTCCGAGATTCTGGAGACCATTTACGGTGCCCGGCGTGCGACGTCGGGCACCGTCACTGTGGAGGGAAGGACGCTGCGGCCCGGCTCGGTGCGGGTGGCGGTGAACGCTGGGCTCGGCCTGTCCCCGGAGGAGCGCAAGAGCCAGGGGCTGCTGCTGGAGGAGCCCATCTACCGCAACGTCACGCTTTCCACCTTCGCCCGGTTCGCCCGGCACGGCTGGCTGAACGAACGCGCCGAGAAAGCCGCCGCCCGGAAGCAGGCCGAGGCGCTGCAGCTAAACCCGCCCGATCCCGACCGGCAGGCCCGTACGCTGTCCGGCGGGAACCAGCAGAAGGTCCTGCTGGCCCGCTGGCTGATCCACGGCACCCGGGTACTGCTGCTGGACGAACCGACCCGCGGCGTCGACGTCGGCGCCAAGACCGAGATTTACTCGCTGATCCGCACCCTCGCGGCGACCGGGGTGGCGATTGTGGTGGTGTCCAGCGAGATCGAGGAAGTCCTCGGCCTGGCGGACCGGATCCTGGTGCTCGATGCCGGGAGGGTCCTGGCCACCGGCAACGCGGAGGAGATGGACGAGCACGCCGTGCTTGACCTGGTGCTGAAAGGAAGTGCGCAGTGA
- a CDS encoding ABC transporter permease translates to MGKFLGGSAGRNIGLVIALALLFIVGAVTSGERFLNLDNMLTIVRYASIVGVISIGATFVITAGGIDLSVGSVMGLSTVLATLTSVQLAATNSSWLLMVLVALAVGVGAGLINGVIIAYGNVVAFIATLAMLVGARGVAELVSGRSTQIVTNRDFLSVMRSNFLGVPLLIWIFFLVAAAGWFLLNRTTFGRRTVAIGGNLEAARLAGIKVKRHIVWLYVLSGVTAAIAGIMMMGRTTAGTSTHGLLYELDVIAAVVVGGTLLIGGRGTIVGTVLGVLLFSTLTNVFTQNNLDTSVQAVAKGAIIVLAVLLQQRFAVRGTGRRKGAL, encoded by the coding sequence CTGGGGAAATTCCTGGGCGGATCCGCCGGACGCAACATCGGCCTGGTCATCGCACTAGCGCTGCTGTTTATTGTCGGGGCGGTCACCAGCGGCGAGCGGTTCCTGAACCTGGACAACATGCTGACCATCGTCCGGTACGCCTCGATTGTGGGGGTGATCAGCATCGGGGCCACCTTCGTGATCACCGCCGGCGGCATCGACCTCTCGGTGGGATCGGTGATGGGCCTGAGCACTGTGCTGGCCACCCTCACCTCCGTGCAGCTGGCCGCCACGAACAGCAGCTGGCTGCTGATGGTACTGGTGGCGCTCGCGGTCGGGGTTGGGGCGGGGCTGATCAACGGGGTGATCATCGCGTACGGGAACGTGGTGGCGTTTATTGCCACCCTGGCGATGCTGGTGGGTGCGCGCGGCGTCGCGGAGCTGGTCTCCGGCCGCAGTACGCAGATTGTCACCAACCGGGATTTCCTCTCTGTGATGCGCTCGAACTTCCTGGGCGTGCCGCTGCTGATCTGGATCTTCTTCCTCGTGGCCGCCGCCGGGTGGTTCCTGCTCAACCGCACCACCTTCGGCCGGAGGACGGTGGCGATCGGCGGGAACCTGGAAGCTGCGCGGCTGGCAGGCATCAAGGTGAAGCGGCATATTGTCTGGCTGTATGTGCTCTCCGGCGTCACCGCTGCCATTGCCGGGATCATGATGATGGGCCGCACCACCGCCGGGACCTCCACGCACGGGCTGCTGTATGAGCTGGACGTGATTGCCGCCGTCGTCGTCGGCGGGACGCTGCTGATCGGCGGGCGCGGCACCATTGTGGGCACCGTGCTGGGTGTGCTGCTGTTCAGCACGCTCACCAACGTTTTCACCCAGAACAACCTGGACACCTCGGTGCAGGCCGTGGCCAAGGGCGCGATCATTGTGCTGGCCGTGCTGCTGCAGCAGCGGTTCGCCGTGCGGGGGACCGGCCGAAGGAAGGGGGCGCTGTGA
- a CDS encoding ROK family transcriptional regulator: protein MVDLRNNPTAPGASELFQLLRDGQPRTRSELADLVGVARSTIALRLELLMDLGLVAPIEDAVSTGGRPSSRFALQTGARVVLGVDVGASHLRVGLTDLAGTALADASRDLLVSDGPVAVLDTVVELGTALLAETGRSAAELLAVGVGLPGPVEHRTGRPINPPIMPGWHGFDVPGYLQESFRVPVLVDNDVNVMSMGERQAAWPHVENLVFVKVATGIGAGIICNGVLLRGADGVAGDIGHIRVPSGEDLLCRCGNHGCLEALAAGPAVAARLRSLGLVAEDGRDVVALVHSGNQEAVQAVRQAGREVGEVLAACLSMLNPEVIVFGGSMALTGEHFIAGVREVVYSRTMPLATQHLRIVQSASGLDAGMLGASQLAIQHALSAESVERMLAGRVGV, encoded by the coding sequence GTGGTCGATCTAAGGAATAACCCCACCGCTCCCGGGGCCAGCGAACTGTTCCAGCTCCTGCGGGACGGACAGCCCCGCACCCGCAGCGAGCTGGCCGATCTGGTGGGGGTGGCCCGCTCCACCATCGCGCTGCGGCTGGAGCTGCTGATGGACCTCGGGCTCGTGGCACCCATCGAAGACGCCGTCTCCACCGGCGGGCGGCCATCTTCCCGGTTCGCGCTGCAGACCGGCGCGCGGGTGGTCCTGGGGGTCGACGTCGGCGCGAGCCACCTGCGCGTTGGCCTCACCGACCTGGCCGGCACCGCCCTGGCCGATGCCTCCCGCGACCTGCTGGTCAGCGACGGACCCGTGGCCGTGCTGGACACCGTCGTGGAGCTCGGCACTGCGCTGCTGGCCGAGACCGGCCGGTCCGCCGCCGAGCTGCTCGCCGTCGGCGTCGGGCTGCCCGGACCCGTGGAACACCGCACCGGCCGCCCGATCAACCCACCCATCATGCCCGGCTGGCACGGCTTCGATGTACCCGGCTACCTGCAGGAATCCTTCCGCGTCCCGGTCCTGGTGGATAACGACGTCAACGTGATGTCGATGGGGGAGCGCCAGGCGGCGTGGCCGCACGTAGAAAACCTGGTCTTCGTGAAGGTCGCCACCGGCATCGGCGCCGGGATCATCTGCAACGGCGTCCTGCTGCGCGGTGCCGACGGGGTGGCCGGGGACATCGGGCACATCCGGGTGCCGTCCGGCGAGGACCTGCTGTGCCGGTGCGGGAACCACGGCTGTTTGGAGGCGCTCGCTGCCGGTCCTGCCGTCGCCGCGCGGCTGCGTTCTCTTGGGCTGGTTGCTGAGGACGGGCGCGACGTTGTCGCCCTGGTCCACTCCGGCAACCAGGAGGCGGTGCAGGCCGTGCGGCAGGCCGGCCGCGAGGTGGGCGAGGTGCTCGCCGCGTGCCTGAGCATGCTCAACCCCGAGGTCATTGTCTTCGGAGGCTCGATGGCGCTGACCGGCGAGCACTTCATTGCCGGGGTGCGCGAAGTGGTCTATTCGCGCACCATGCCGCTGGCCACCCAGCACCTGCGGATTGTGCAGTCCGCGTCCGGGCTCGACGCCGGGATGCTCGGCGCGTCCCAGCTTGCCATCCAGCACGCGTTGTCTGCGGAGAGCGTGGAGCGGATGCTTGCGGGGCGGGTGGGGGTTTAA
- a CDS encoding Ltp family lipoprotein — protein sequence MISTWIMGAVLLFFIILGITAAGVGGALMYISFFLFFTGLYVLIFGRPSWLRLPGRKWGGATTGVALVLFVLAVVLVPVPAETENTAAASATKAPTTAAPTPKRSVTAKPTVTVDPEAKAKADAEARAKAEADAAAKAQAEAAAKAQAEADAKVKADAAAKAAAEAAGTYSQQNALRAAQDYLKFMAFSRPGLIAQLEYEQYSTEDATWALDHMTVDWNAQAAKSAEDYLEFMPFSRPGLVEQLIYEGFTPAEAEYGAGQAGL from the coding sequence ATGATCTCAACCTGGATCATGGGGGCCGTCCTGCTGTTCTTCATCATCCTTGGCATCACAGCCGCGGGTGTCGGAGGTGCTCTTATGTACATCTCCTTCTTTTTGTTTTTCACCGGGTTGTACGTCCTGATCTTTGGACGGCCTTCCTGGCTGCGGCTGCCCGGCCGCAAGTGGGGTGGCGCAACCACGGGAGTGGCGCTGGTCCTTTTCGTTCTTGCCGTGGTGCTGGTTCCTGTCCCGGCCGAAACGGAGAATACAGCGGCTGCCTCCGCCACGAAGGCTCCAACGACGGCGGCCCCCACGCCGAAACGAAGCGTGACCGCCAAACCAACAGTCACAGTTGATCCTGAAGCCAAGGCCAAAGCTGACGCCGAAGCTCGAGCGAAGGCCGAGGCTGACGCAGCCGCGAAAGCACAAGCCGAAGCCGCAGCAAAAGCACAGGCGGAGGCAGATGCAAAGGTGAAAGCTGACGCCGCAGCCAAAGCAGCTGCCGAAGCGGCCGGGACATATAGCCAGCAAAATGCACTCCGAGCGGCCCAGGATTACCTCAAATTCATGGCTTTCTCGCGCCCTGGCCTGATCGCACAACTCGAATATGAGCAGTATTCAACCGAAGATGCGACGTGGGCTCTGGACCATATGACCGTGGACTGGAACGCACAGGCTGCCAAGTCTGCCGAGGACTACCTCGAGTTCATGCCGTTCTCCCGGCCAGGCCTGGTTGAACAACTGATCTATGAGGGCTTCACTCCCGCTGAGGCTGAATACGGGGCAGGCCAAGCAGGCCTTTAG
- a CDS encoding GDSL-type esterase/lipase family protein — protein sequence MITTPITPALVRGATELETTPRGLRPHRLPAEVRTRFPDPQLLMAEGQPSGVRLVFSTTAEVLEVVTHPSRVVYRGADRARGSVDLVVDGKLLQSDELTGGDYTEVDMSTGAATPFEGPSHTSEFRLPSGSKVVEVWLPHNEAVELVELRSDAPVEPHSSGKPVWLHHGSSISHGSNAATPSQIWPVVAAQLGGVELHNLGLGGSALVDPFTAQVMRDTPADLISVKLGINVVNMDSMRLRAFVPAVHGFLDTIREGHPETPLVLISPIFCGIHEDTPGPGAIDPASFGTDQVRFIATGSPDGVAAGQLTLRVIREALESLVARRAEDPNLHFLDGLSLYGADDAEVHPLPDALHPDSATHQLIGERFAKYAFAAEGPFEFEKVSQDGKVRRGA from the coding sequence ATGATCACCACCCCCATTACGCCTGCACTGGTGCGCGGAGCCACGGAATTGGAAACAACTCCCCGCGGTCTGCGGCCGCATCGGCTGCCGGCGGAGGTGCGTACGCGTTTTCCCGATCCGCAGCTGCTGATGGCGGAAGGCCAGCCCTCCGGTGTGCGGCTGGTTTTCTCGACGACGGCGGAGGTCCTGGAGGTTGTGACGCACCCGTCCCGGGTGGTGTACCGGGGTGCGGACCGGGCTCGGGGGTCGGTTGATCTGGTGGTCGACGGGAAGCTGCTCCAGAGCGACGAGCTCACCGGCGGCGACTACACCGAGGTGGACATGTCCACCGGTGCGGCGACTCCGTTTGAGGGGCCGTCGCATACCAGCGAGTTCCGGCTGCCTTCGGGCTCCAAGGTGGTTGAGGTCTGGCTTCCGCACAATGAGGCAGTTGAGCTGGTAGAGCTGCGCTCGGACGCTCCCGTGGAGCCGCATTCCTCGGGAAAGCCCGTCTGGCTGCACCACGGCAGTTCCATCAGCCACGGCTCGAATGCGGCCACGCCGTCTCAGATTTGGCCTGTTGTTGCTGCCCAGCTAGGCGGGGTGGAGCTGCACAATCTCGGTCTGGGCGGCAGCGCCCTCGTGGATCCGTTTACCGCTCAGGTAATGCGCGATACCCCGGCCGACCTCATCAGCGTGAAGCTCGGCATCAACGTCGTGAACATGGACTCCATGCGGCTGCGCGCCTTTGTGCCTGCGGTGCACGGCTTCCTCGACACGATCCGGGAAGGACATCCTGAGACGCCTTTGGTGCTGATCTCGCCGATCTTCTGCGGTATCCACGAAGACACTCCGGGTCCTGGCGCAATTGATCCGGCATCGTTCGGGACGGACCAGGTTCGGTTTATTGCTACCGGTTCGCCGGATGGCGTGGCTGCGGGCCAGCTGACGCTGCGGGTGATCCGCGAGGCGTTGGAGTCTCTGGTCGCCCGCCGGGCGGAGGACCCGAACCTTCACTTCCTGGACGGTCTGAGCCTCTACGGCGCCGATGACGCCGAGGTGCATCCGCTGCCCGATGCTCTGCATCCGGACAGCGCAACGCACCAGCTGATCGGGGAGCGGTTCGCCAAGTATGCGTTTGCGGCGGAGGGGCCGTTCGAGTTCGAGAAGGTATCTCAGGACGGGAAAGTGAGGAGAGGAGCTTGA